In Desulfuromonas sp. KJ2020, a single window of DNA contains:
- the truA gene encoding tRNA pseudouridine(38-40) synthase TruA, with translation MSAGMDETEKQVRLVIEYDGTRYAGWQVQPNGTAIQQVVEEGLFALLGHPVRLVSSGRTDAGVHALGMVACFKTSRELPERAFRDGLNRYLPEDIVIRQASVVPLTFHPRFDSRGKWYRYTLHLSPVRAAINRHTCWTIKKPLDLQAMKQGASFLVGRHDFASFRASNCGAKTTTREIFSIDIVPDEPLLHIDVKGGGFLKFMVRIIVGTLVEIGLGARPHEDIPQLLIQGSRERAGKTAPPRGLCLMEVWYGNLPHRLVSLKNTGPKV, from the coding sequence ATGTCCGCAGGGATGGATGAAACTGAAAAACAGGTCAGGTTGGTCATCGAATATGATGGCACACGTTATGCCGGTTGGCAGGTTCAGCCTAATGGCACGGCCATTCAACAGGTCGTCGAAGAGGGACTTTTTGCTCTGCTTGGGCATCCTGTGCGCCTGGTCTCTTCCGGGCGAACTGACGCTGGGGTTCATGCTTTAGGCATGGTCGCCTGCTTCAAAACTTCAAGGGAGCTGCCAGAGAGAGCTTTTCGGGACGGGCTCAATCGCTACCTTCCGGAAGATATCGTGATTCGGCAGGCCAGTGTTGTCCCTTTGACTTTCCATCCCCGCTTTGACAGTCGCGGCAAATGGTATCGTTACACCCTGCATCTTTCGCCTGTACGCGCGGCTATCAATCGCCACACGTGTTGGACCATCAAAAAACCCCTTGACCTGCAGGCTATGAAGCAGGGCGCCTCTTTTCTGGTTGGGCGGCATGATTTTGCCTCCTTTCGGGCCTCCAACTGTGGGGCCAAAACGACGACTCGCGAAATTTTCTCCATCGATATCGTTCCGGATGAGCCGTTGCTCCATATCGATGTGAAGGGTGGCGGATTTCTTAAGTTCATGGTTCGCATCATCGTTGGCACTTTGGTCGAGATCGGGCTAGGCGCGCGACCCCATGAGGATATCCCTCAGCTCCTGATCCAGGGGAGTCGGGAACGTGCTGGCAAAACCGCCCCGCCACGTGGACTTTGTCTTATGGAAGTGTGGTACGGTAACCTCCCGCACCGTTTGGTGTCCTTGAAAAATA